From a region of the Paenibacillus sp. FSL R10-2734 genome:
- a CDS encoding stalk domain-containing protein, with protein sequence MRRIKARIKWFLPFVALLLVLAGCQSVGGFDVNKALIGDVDVKSSESSMTFSMNAEPIEGLGEEEKKMVDLINSFSLSISNAKLQDNGNVSAKGTIGYKQLNIPFALYMDKQTLVFTVEGAKQPFYFQMQGYEEIFGEVGLDLAKGEELSKLLTKFVVKNLPNPSAISVTPVSEAVYGQQVNMTKLHTEVTGDELPALLKGFLKSISKDTEGFTEFVSALYDYLYPVIKEMTEEGSGDFTIPGIGEIPLDDKEGVVTVLHDAAKLAVDALLLVYDNQLDSLYKSTPELKTVLSKDTKLAVDIFVDSGLHVRKQNVDLKVALPGTDMVPLKSFSLKASSQIWNIGGAVTADPISTEGALDVSSGDLTPAETLNNFDPNSNVYRILKDDLEITKRTIVIEPDDEYYYPIVDNNTTYIPLRYVAEDLDATVEWDTANRAIVVTDGVYGDKLVFKIGSSEALINGEKVELAEPVFVDEYGDAYVSLRLLAEALHATVYVDEEGWITITRK encoded by the coding sequence ATGAGGAGAATTAAAGCTAGAATAAAATGGTTTCTTCCTTTTGTCGCGTTGCTGCTTGTTCTAGCCGGTTGTCAGTCGGTAGGAGGTTTCGATGTTAACAAGGCATTGATAGGGGATGTCGATGTTAAATCATCAGAATCCAGCATGACGTTTTCCATGAACGCTGAGCCTATTGAAGGTCTCGGTGAAGAAGAGAAGAAAATGGTAGATCTTATTAATTCATTTTCCCTAAGTATCAGCAATGCTAAGCTACAGGATAATGGAAATGTATCAGCAAAGGGGACGATTGGCTACAAGCAACTGAATATTCCTTTTGCTTTGTATATGGACAAACAAACTTTAGTCTTTACTGTTGAAGGAGCAAAACAACCGTTTTACTTCCAGATGCAAGGCTATGAGGAGATCTTTGGCGAGGTAGGATTAGATTTGGCTAAAGGTGAGGAGCTTAGTAAGCTGCTTACGAAGTTTGTGGTAAAGAATCTTCCTAACCCAAGCGCAATTAGCGTAACACCAGTTAGTGAGGCTGTGTATGGTCAGCAGGTGAATATGACGAAGTTACATACCGAAGTAACGGGTGATGAGCTTCCAGCATTGTTAAAAGGATTCCTGAAGTCAATCTCTAAAGATACTGAAGGCTTTACTGAGTTCGTTAGTGCTCTTTATGACTATCTGTACCCAGTGATCAAAGAAATGACCGAAGAAGGTTCCGGTGATTTCACAATTCCAGGTATCGGCGAAATCCCACTGGATGATAAAGAAGGTGTCGTAACCGTACTGCATGATGCTGCTAAATTGGCTGTTGATGCACTACTACTAGTGTATGACAATCAATTAGACAGTCTTTACAAATCGACACCTGAGCTGAAAACCGTACTAAGTAAGGATACGAAACTTGCAGTTGATATCTTTGTAGATAGTGGACTACATGTACGTAAACAGAATGTTGATCTGAAAGTGGCGCTTCCAGGTACCGATATGGTGCCATTGAAGAGTTTCTCACTTAAGGCTTCCAGTCAGATCTGGAACATTGGGGGAGCTGTGACGGCTGATCCAATCAGCACAGAAGGCGCTCTTGATGTTTCTTCTGGTGATCTTACTCCTGCGGAGACATTGAACAATTTTGATCCGAATTCTAATGTGTATCGTATATTGAAAGATGATCTCGAAATCACCAAGAGAACGATTGTCATCGAACCTGACGACGAATATTATTATCCGATCGTAGACAATAATACGACTTACATTCCTCTGCGGTATGTGGCAGAAGATTTAGATGCTACTGTGGAATGGGATACAGCCAATCGTGCCATTGTCGTAACTGATGGTGTGTATGGTGATAAGCTGGTATTCAAAATCGGTTCTTCAGAAGCATTGATTAATGGTGAAAAAGTGGAGCTTGCAGAGCCTGTATTTGTTGACGAGTATGGCGATGCCTATGTATCGCTACGTCTGCTTGCTGAAGCACTTCATGCTACTGTTTATGTAGATGAAGAGGGTTGGATTACTATTACACGGAAATAG
- the thrS gene encoding threonine--tRNA ligase, which produces MEIKITLQDGTIREVLQGTTIKEAAGAISTSLKKSAVAGKLNGKSVDLNQPIEHDSQLEIVTLDSKDGLEIYRHSTAHIMAQAIKRIYGDKGVQLGIGPVIEDGFYYDIDIETPLSTDDLVAIEQEMARIIQENHPIIRRVVSRAEAIKLFEGLNEPLKLELIRDLPTDTVLTIYDQGEFLDLCRGPHLPSTGLVKAFKLLNVAGAYWRGDSNNKMLQRIYGTAFPKKAQLEEHLLFLEEAKKRDHRKLGKELELFMFSEEAPGMPFYLPKGMTIRTELENFARELQRQRDYDEVRTPLMMNNRLWEQSGHWDHYKDNMYFTNIDETKFALKPMNCPGHMLIFKNKLHSYRELPIRISEFGQVHRHEYSGALNGMMRVRTFCQDDAHLFVLPEQIEDEIGRVISLIHHIYQVFGFEYKIELSTRPADNMGSEQLWDQAEQSLQNVLDHRGIEYRVNEGDGAFYGPKIDFHILDALKRSWQCGTIQLDFQMPEKFDLTYIGEDNLKHRPVVIHRAVYGSIDRFMGIITEHFAGAFPLWLAPVQAKLLPVSENYVDYAFQVKQSLEEAGIRVEVDIRNEKLGYKIREAQLEKAPYMLVLGENEKNSDSVSVRKRGEGDIGSKSIQEIIELIHEEMISKR; this is translated from the coding sequence ATGGAGATCAAAATCACACTGCAAGATGGAACAATTAGAGAGGTACTGCAAGGAACGACGATTAAAGAAGCAGCAGGTGCCATTAGTACCAGTCTGAAAAAAAGTGCTGTAGCTGGAAAATTGAACGGCAAATCCGTTGACCTAAACCAACCGATCGAACATGATAGCCAGCTCGAAATTGTAACGTTGGATAGCAAAGACGGTTTAGAAATTTATAGACACAGTACAGCACATATCATGGCGCAGGCCATAAAACGTATATATGGAGATAAGGGTGTCCAGCTCGGAATAGGGCCAGTAATCGAAGATGGCTTCTATTATGACATCGATATTGAGACACCATTATCCACGGATGACCTTGTTGCCATTGAACAAGAGATGGCGAGAATCATCCAAGAGAATCACCCGATTATCCGCCGTGTGGTTAGCCGCGCAGAGGCAATTAAGCTTTTTGAAGGGCTGAATGAGCCCTTAAAGCTGGAACTTATTCGTGATCTGCCGACAGATACAGTGTTAACTATTTATGATCAAGGGGAATTCCTGGATCTCTGCCGAGGGCCACATCTTCCCTCTACTGGCTTAGTCAAAGCCTTTAAGCTGTTGAATGTAGCAGGTGCCTACTGGCGTGGAGACTCCAATAATAAAATGCTGCAACGTATTTACGGAACTGCTTTTCCGAAGAAAGCTCAGCTTGAAGAGCACTTACTGTTTCTTGAAGAAGCTAAAAAACGTGACCACCGTAAGCTTGGTAAGGAACTTGAATTGTTTATGTTCTCTGAAGAAGCTCCAGGCATGCCCTTCTATCTTCCCAAGGGAATGACGATCCGTACAGAGCTTGAGAATTTCGCCCGTGAATTACAAAGACAAAGAGATTACGATGAAGTTCGCACACCGTTGATGATGAACAATCGGCTTTGGGAGCAGTCCGGGCACTGGGATCACTACAAAGATAATATGTATTTCACGAATATAGACGAAACAAAATTTGCACTCAAGCCGATGAACTGCCCGGGTCATATGCTAATTTTCAAAAATAAACTGCATTCCTACCGGGAACTGCCTATCCGTATTTCGGAATTTGGTCAAGTACATCGCCATGAATATTCTGGAGCACTTAACGGGATGATGAGAGTTCGCACGTTCTGTCAGGATGATGCCCATCTATTCGTTTTACCAGAGCAGATTGAGGATGAAATTGGTCGGGTAATATCACTGATTCACCATATTTATCAAGTGTTTGGCTTTGAGTATAAGATAGAATTATCTACTCGTCCGGCAGATAATATGGGATCTGAACAATTATGGGATCAGGCTGAACAATCTCTGCAAAATGTATTAGATCATCGTGGGATTGAGTATCGTGTGAATGAGGGTGATGGTGCGTTCTACGGACCTAAGATTGATTTTCACATCTTAGATGCGCTTAAACGGAGCTGGCAGTGTGGGACCATCCAACTGGATTTCCAAATGCCTGAGAAATTCGACCTTACTTACATCGGGGAAGATAATCTTAAGCACCGACCAGTCGTAATCCATCGCGCTGTTTATGGGTCGATCGATCGTTTTATGGGGATTATTACTGAGCATTTCGCCGGAGCCTTCCCGCTATGGCTGGCACCCGTTCAAGCGAAGCTATTGCCCGTCTCCGAGAACTACGTTGATTATGCATTTCAGGTGAAACAATCCTTAGAAGAAGCTGGCATCCGTGTAGAAGTTGATATCCGCAATGAGAAGCTAGGATACAAAATTCGTGAAGCCCAACTGGAAAAAGCACCTTATATGCTGGTTCTTGGTGAGAACGAAAAGAATTCCGACAGTGTATCCGTTAGGAAACGCGGCGAAGGAGATATTGGCTCGAAGAGTATCCAAGAGATTATCGAGCTGATTCATGAAGAAATGATTAGCAAAAGATAA
- a CDS encoding sugar ABC transporter permease, whose protein sequence is MTFKKKKLTGRKLRSNLTGYAFISPFVIGFLCFTLIPMLISLYLSFTKYNLFAPPKWIGFDNYSKMFSNDPKYLHSLRVTLLYVFIGVPLRLTFALFVAMILNTKSRLIGAYRTTYYLPSIIGGSVAVSIMWRNIFSDTGIINGMLGFFGVGPVSWFGNPSAALFMLITLSVWQFGSSMLIFLAGLKNIPGEMYEAASVDGAGFFRKFFKITMPLLSSVILFNLVMQTISAFMTFVPAYIISKGEGGPMDGTMLYSLYLFRQAFMFNNMGYASAMAWVMLLLVGIMTGILFKTSKSWVFYESEGGK, encoded by the coding sequence CTGACTTTTAAGAAAAAGAAGCTAACAGGTCGTAAATTACGAAGCAACCTTACCGGATATGCTTTCATCAGTCCGTTCGTCATCGGCTTTCTTTGCTTCACACTGATCCCGATGCTCATTTCACTTTATCTTTCTTTTACCAAATACAATTTATTCGCTCCACCAAAGTGGATCGGATTTGATAATTACAGCAAAATGTTCTCGAATGATCCAAAATATTTGCATTCACTAAGGGTAACGCTGCTTTACGTATTTATCGGTGTGCCTTTACGCCTCACCTTCGCATTATTTGTAGCGATGATACTAAATACGAAATCACGTTTGATAGGTGCGTATCGTACAACCTATTATCTACCTTCTATAATCGGTGGCAGCGTGGCGGTATCCATCATGTGGCGCAATATTTTTAGTGATACTGGAATTATTAACGGTATGCTCGGCTTTTTCGGTGTTGGTCCGGTAAGTTGGTTTGGCAATCCAAGCGCTGCGCTTTTTATGTTGATAACCCTATCCGTATGGCAGTTTGGTTCTTCCATGTTGATATTTCTGGCTGGACTAAAGAACATTCCTGGTGAAATGTATGAGGCAGCTAGTGTAGATGGGGCAGGTTTTTTCAGAAAGTTCTTCAAGATTACAATGCCGCTCTTAAGTTCAGTTATTCTGTTTAATCTAGTCATGCAGACGATCAGCGCATTTATGACCTTTGTTCCAGCTTATATTATCTCTAAAGGTGAAGGTGGCCCAATGGACGGCACAATGCTATACTCTCTCTATTTATTCCGTCAGGCCTTTATGTTTAATAACATGGGTTATGCTTCAGCCATGGCGTGGGTAATGCTGTTGCTTGTCGGCATCATGACCGGAATTTTGTTCAAGACATCCAAATCGTGGGTCTTCTACGAATCGGAAGGAGGAAAATAA
- a CDS encoding SDR family NAD(P)-dependent oxidoreductase, producing the protein MADKKLEGKVAIVTGGGSGIGRATVLEFARNGAKVVLLDRTVENAEKVRKQVEKEGGEALVIECDVAEPTQVEAAINKAAAKWGRLDVVFANAGINGAMTPIETMDIESWDQTIHINLRGTFATVKYAIPHLKESGGSILINSSINGNRVFSNIGFSAYSTTKAGQVAFMKMAALELAQFQIRVNAICPGAIKTNIDDNTYPSDDLKEVKIPVEFPEGDQPLEEGPGRPDQVAKLALFLASEDSDHITGTEIYCDGAESLLHG; encoded by the coding sequence ATGGCAGATAAGAAGCTGGAAGGCAAGGTAGCGATTGTAACAGGAGGTGGTTCCGGAATTGGGCGAGCAACCGTGCTTGAATTCGCTCGAAACGGGGCAAAAGTTGTATTACTAGATAGAACCGTTGAGAATGCAGAAAAGGTTAGAAAACAAGTGGAGAAAGAAGGCGGAGAAGCCTTAGTAATTGAATGCGACGTTGCTGAGCCAACACAAGTGGAAGCAGCAATCAACAAGGCGGCCGCAAAATGGGGGCGTCTTGATGTTGTTTTTGCTAACGCAGGGATTAATGGGGCAATGACCCCCATTGAAACGATGGATATTGAGTCTTGGGACCAGACCATTCACATCAACCTTCGCGGTACCTTTGCGACTGTTAAATATGCGATTCCGCATCTAAAAGAGAGCGGGGGCAGCATACTGATTAACAGCTCTATTAACGGAAATCGAGTGTTTTCTAACATTGGTTTCTCAGCTTACAGTACAACAAAGGCAGGGCAGGTTGCTTTTATGAAAATGGCAGCGCTCGAGCTTGCACAATTTCAAATTCGCGTCAACGCCATCTGCCCGGGAGCTATTAAGACAAATATAGATGACAACACGTACCCATCCGATGATCTGAAGGAGGTAAAGATCCCTGTTGAATTTCCGGAAGGGGATCAACCGCTGGAGGAAGGTCCTGGGCGTCCTGATCAAGTTGCAAAGCTTGCACTTTTTCTGGCCTCCGAGGATTCGGATCATATTACTGGAACAGAGATTTATTGTGACGGTGCAGAATCGTTGCTCCATGGTTAA
- a CDS encoding aldose 1-epimerase produces the protein MSITAYEGQYEGETAIWLKAGRYEAAILPGIGGNLICFRDTENGYRFLHEPGAEEMEAFKASPGIHGIPVLFPPNRYEDGKFPWNGQTYQLPVNEVATGNHLHGFLHTAAWEVEEFGSGKTESFVTVFIKVDENHPSYQYLPHKYTMKLRYTLGEGGLSQQVQVHNDGDDVMPCLLAFHTAINAPFAPGSTPQDYLVKATIGDRWELNDRMLPTGKFQELEPGEVQLRGEGVNPYFAPMDNHYTAVAQNGRNRMELTDSKAGVTLVYDVGTSYKQWMIWNNGASEQFFCPEPQINLVNAPMVDLPADEIGLFSLKPGEYWEESSRLYVK, from the coding sequence ATGTCTATCACAGCATATGAAGGACAATATGAAGGAGAAACAGCCATCTGGTTGAAAGCTGGCCGTTATGAGGCAGCTATTCTACCAGGTATCGGTGGCAACTTGATTTGTTTCCGTGATACCGAAAACGGTTACCGTTTCTTGCATGAACCGGGAGCTGAGGAAATGGAAGCCTTCAAGGCAAGTCCAGGCATCCACGGCATACCTGTATTATTTCCTCCGAATCGTTATGAGGATGGTAAATTTCCATGGAATGGTCAAACTTATCAATTACCAGTAAATGAAGTCGCTACGGGCAACCATTTACACGGATTTTTACATACGGCAGCTTGGGAAGTGGAAGAGTTCGGTAGTGGGAAGACAGAAAGCTTCGTAACTGTATTTATCAAAGTGGATGAGAATCATCCTTCTTATCAATACTTGCCGCATAAATATACAATGAAACTACGTTATACCCTTGGTGAAGGTGGATTATCTCAACAGGTGCAAGTGCACAATGATGGAGATGATGTGATGCCTTGCTTGCTGGCGTTCCATACCGCGATTAATGCACCATTCGCACCGGGAAGCACACCACAAGATTATCTTGTTAAAGCTACAATCGGTGATCGCTGGGAACTGAATGACCGTATGCTGCCGACTGGTAAATTCCAAGAGCTGGAACCGGGAGAAGTTCAGCTTCGTGGTGAAGGTGTGAATCCTTATTTTGCGCCGATGGACAACCACTACACGGCTGTAGCTCAGAACGGACGTAACCGGATGGAGCTTACTGACAGCAAAGCTGGAGTAACTTTAGTTTATGATGTAGGGACTTCGTACAAGCAATGGATGATCTGGAATAATGGTGCTTCAGAACAGTTCTTCTGCCCTGAGCCGCAAATTAACTTGGTTAATGCGCCAATGGTTGATCTGCCAGCCGATGAGATCGGTTTATTCAGCCTCAAACCAGGCGAATATTGGGAAGAAAGCAGTCGTCTGTACGTCAAGTAG
- a CDS encoding TraX family protein, giving the protein MQILAMLTMLIDHIGYIFFPEDIAWRYVGRIAFPIYCYGLVQGHLHTSSRPKYLFRLLLIAIIAQIPYNLAINPGGWNVVFTLLLSAIVMVILDKLPSLWLGIPVVIVAIALMDYFPIDYNAYGLLLVLIFRYTKSYWLVGAHLVLNLFYMFYNFWTVQMLSILPTLLIALTPALWGYLERHRVPRWVWWSFYPAHLLILAIIKGLFYNEWGSIEWRTLLNI; this is encoded by the coding sequence ATGCAGATTCTCGCCATGCTGACAATGCTAATCGACCATATTGGCTATATTTTTTTTCCAGAGGATATTGCTTGGAGATATGTAGGGAGAATAGCCTTTCCAATTTACTGTTATGGGCTCGTTCAGGGGCATTTACATACATCATCCAGACCGAAATATCTGTTTCGATTACTCTTAATCGCAATTATTGCTCAGATTCCATACAATTTAGCAATTAATCCTGGTGGTTGGAACGTTGTATTTACTCTTCTGTTATCAGCAATCGTAATGGTTATTTTGGATAAACTTCCGTCTCTATGGCTTGGTATACCTGTCGTCATTGTAGCTATCGCATTAATGGATTACTTCCCCATAGATTATAATGCGTACGGCCTGCTGTTAGTATTGATATTCCGTTATACGAAGTCATACTGGCTTGTTGGAGCACATTTGGTACTGAATTTGTTCTATATGTTCTATAATTTTTGGACTGTGCAAATGCTCAGTATTTTACCAACGTTGTTGATTGCTTTGACTCCTGCACTTTGGGGATATTTAGAGCGTCACCGGGTTCCACGCTGGGTGTGGTGGTCTTTTTATCCTGCGCATTTACTTATTTTGGCGATAATTAAGGGTCTATTTTATAATGAATGGGGATCTATCGAATGGCGAACTTTGTTGAATATATAG
- a CDS encoding MgtC/SapB family protein — protein MNVDFHFESLIKLLVAMLFGLFIGIDRQIKQKPLGIRTSMVISIASCLVTVVSIHAFDKFAGPEHPNMDPMRLAAQIVSGIGFLGAGVILRRGGDAISGLTSAALIWTASGIGIAVGAGFYIEAAYAVILLMFAVNLVPHLIRSIGPEVLNKHEVSVKIIMEANFVLTEVIQKIERPQVSTQRSTRSPSRAIRRMKIKDLEDGRQMIDMVISAPDKDYATEIYYDVKKIDHVMSVEVEQL, from the coding sequence ATGAATGTGGATTTTCATTTTGAATCATTAATTAAGCTGCTAGTGGCCATGCTGTTCGGGCTGTTCATCGGGATTGACCGACAGATCAAGCAGAAACCGCTGGGGATTCGGACCAGTATGGTCATTAGTATTGCCTCTTGTCTTGTAACAGTAGTGTCTATTCATGCTTTTGATAAGTTTGCGGGTCCTGAGCATCCGAATATGGATCCTATGCGTCTTGCTGCACAGATTGTCAGTGGGATAGGATTTTTGGGTGCTGGTGTTATTCTGCGTAGAGGCGGTGATGCGATATCAGGTCTCACCTCGGCAGCACTCATCTGGACAGCATCGGGAATTGGTATAGCTGTCGGAGCAGGATTCTATATTGAAGCAGCATATGCAGTTATTCTTCTAATGTTTGCAGTGAATTTGGTTCCTCATTTAATTCGTTCGATTGGTCCTGAAGTGCTTAACAAGCATGAGGTTTCGGTAAAAATCATCATGGAAGCTAATTTTGTGCTTACTGAAGTGATCCAAAAAATTGAGAGACCTCAGGTTAGTACCCAGCGAAGTACTAGAAGTCCGTCTCGGGCGATCCGCAGAATGAAAATCAAGGATTTGGAAGATGGAAGACAAATGATCGATATGGTGATCTCAGCACCGGATAAAGATTACGCAACAGAAATTTATTATGATGTGAAGAAAATTGATCATGTAATGAGCGTAGAAGTGGAACAGCTGTAA
- a CDS encoding extracellular solute-binding protein: MRLKKRIALLAIPLLLSVLSGCGGGNNNDAAATNAPTNSPSESKPAATTSAEPVTLRIAWWGGDTRHSYTQQVIDMYEAKYPNVTIEPEYASFDDYWKKLAPQAAANRLPDIVQMDISYINQYGSNGQLEDMKPYLNSQIQIGDVNENVLSTGVINEKQFGIPLGVNVLGFQYDPELLKKAGVDSIPDNWTWDQYKEIAMKGKSAGLYMDSSMAADVFFNYYLRTKGLALYNNDGSALGYEDDALFTDFFGMLSGLIKDGAVPSQDKLSQNKGVIEESDIVKGTGIGIWQWSNQYVALQIAVNRSMALAQMPGPDMSKGLYMQPSMYWSITSNSKVKEEAAKFVDFWINDPEANNLIKGERGVPISSKIKESVSSQLSDSGKQVFKFVADMEPTTSPMSPPVGSPEVVALLTDLAEQMNFGKIEPAAAATQFRKEANSILSSR, translated from the coding sequence ATGAGATTGAAAAAAAGAATCGCATTGCTAGCTATACCATTGTTGTTGTCGGTATTGTCAGGTTGTGGTGGAGGTAACAACAATGATGCTGCCGCAACGAATGCTCCTACCAACAGTCCTTCGGAATCGAAACCCGCTGCTACGACCTCAGCAGAACCTGTAACCTTGCGTATTGCATGGTGGGGTGGAGATACTCGACATTCTTATACACAACAAGTTATTGATATGTATGAAGCCAAATACCCGAATGTAACCATTGAACCTGAATATGCTTCATTCGATGATTATTGGAAGAAGCTAGCCCCTCAAGCAGCGGCAAATCGACTCCCTGATATCGTTCAAATGGATATTTCTTATATTAATCAATATGGATCTAACGGACAGCTTGAAGATATGAAGCCTTATTTGAACTCTCAGATCCAAATCGGCGATGTGAATGAGAACGTGCTAAGCACTGGAGTAATCAACGAGAAGCAATTTGGAATTCCGTTAGGAGTTAACGTACTTGGTTTTCAATACGATCCAGAACTGTTGAAGAAAGCCGGCGTTGATTCCATTCCAGACAATTGGACTTGGGATCAATACAAGGAAATTGCTATGAAGGGCAAATCGGCTGGACTGTATATGGATAGCTCCATGGCCGCTGACGTATTCTTCAACTATTATTTGCGTACAAAAGGACTAGCACTATATAACAATGATGGTTCTGCACTTGGTTATGAGGATGATGCTTTGTTCACTGACTTTTTCGGCATGCTGTCCGGTTTGATAAAAGATGGAGCGGTTCCATCTCAAGACAAACTGAGTCAAAATAAAGGCGTTATCGAAGAGTCGGATATTGTGAAAGGAACAGGGATCGGTATTTGGCAATGGTCGAACCAATATGTCGCACTGCAGATTGCTGTCAACCGTTCTATGGCACTGGCACAAATGCCTGGCCCTGATATGAGTAAGGGACTCTACATGCAACCAAGTATGTACTGGTCAATTACTTCTAACTCTAAAGTGAAGGAAGAGGCCGCGAAGTTCGTTGATTTCTGGATTAATGATCCCGAAGCCAACAACCTAATCAAAGGTGAACGTGGTGTGCCGATTTCTAGCAAAATTAAAGAATCTGTATCTTCACAATTATCAGATTCCGGTAAGCAAGTATTTAAGTTCGTAGCCGACATGGAGCCTACTACGTCACCAATGAGTCCTCCAGTTGGATCTCCAGAGGTTGTTGCACTGCTTACAGACCTTGCTGAACAAATGAACTTCGGAAAAATTGAACCAGCAGCTGCAGCAACGCAGTTCCGAAAAGAAGCAAACTCCATTCTCTCTAGCCGGTAA
- a CDS encoding carbohydrate ABC transporter permease has translation MAKMKLKWPLYHILIGGLAIIMLYPILWMIMSSFKESRLVFVTAQQLLPDPWVWGNYAKGWEGVAGYSFGVFIKNSLVIVVVATLGAVISSSLVAFGFARNKFVGHGLWFGIMMMTLMLPSDVVLVPQYIIYAKLEWLDSIKPIVVPQFFGVPFFIFLMLQFIRTIPVELDEAATIDGCGKFGLYFRIILPLIRPSMATAAIFSFYWRWEDLLGPVLYLNSPSKYTVSMGLKMFLDSESVSNWGPMFAMSVLSLAPVMIIFFIFQKQIVEGISTSGLKG, from the coding sequence ATGGCGAAAATGAAACTGAAATGGCCGCTTTATCACATTCTTATTGGTGGCCTAGCTATCATTATGCTGTATCCGATTTTGTGGATGATCATGAGCTCTTTTAAAGAAAGCCGGCTTGTGTTTGTTACAGCACAGCAACTTCTTCCCGATCCTTGGGTATGGGGGAATTATGCTAAAGGGTGGGAAGGGGTTGCCGGCTACTCCTTTGGTGTCTTTATAAAGAATTCACTAGTTATTGTTGTTGTAGCAACTCTTGGAGCAGTTATCTCTTCTTCGCTGGTGGCCTTCGGATTTGCACGCAATAAGTTTGTAGGTCATGGCTTATGGTTCGGTATCATGATGATGACGCTTATGCTTCCTTCAGATGTAGTTCTCGTCCCGCAATATATTATCTATGCAAAATTGGAATGGCTCGACAGTATCAAACCGATTGTGGTGCCACAGTTCTTTGGCGTACCATTCTTCATTTTTTTAATGCTGCAGTTTATTCGGACGATTCCCGTCGAACTTGACGAAGCGGCTACGATTGATGGGTGCGGGAAATTTGGCCTCTACTTCAGAATCATACTTCCACTTATCAGGCCTTCGATGGCTACTGCGGCAATTTTTTCCTTCTATTGGCGTTGGGAGGATTTGCTGGGACCTGTATTGTATCTAAATTCTCCATCTAAATACACGGTTTCCATGGGGCTGAAGATGTTCCTCGACAGTGAGTCGGTGTCCAATTGGGGACCCATGTTCGCCATGTCCGTTCTTAGCTTGGCACCAGTCATGATTATCTTCTTCATCTTCCAAAAGCAGATCGTGGAAGGAATTAGCACCAGTGGTTTGAAAGGATAA